The Pedococcus dokdonensis region TGCCGGAGTACAAGCAGGCTGCCGCGGCCTACGCGCCGATCACCCTCGACGTGATGACGTCGGTCAACCCCAAGCAGCCGGGCGTCAACCCGCAGCCCTGGGTCGGCATCCAGTACGTCTCGATCCCGGAGTTCCAGGACGTCGGCAACCAGTGCGCCCAGCTGGTCGCGGACTACCTCGCGAACCGCGGCACGGTGGACGACGCCCTCGGCAAGTGCCAGGACATCGCCAAGAAGGCGGGCGACGCACACAAGTAGTCCCCGCCCACCCTGAGGACGTCCGGCCGGTCTCGCACGGATCGGACGGACAGGGCGCCGGGGTCGTGACTCCCATCCGACCCCGGCGCCCGGCCTCGGCGCCGTTGCCCCGCAACGGAATTGCCTCCACACACCGCAAGGGGAGTTCCCATGGCTGTCACCGAGCTCGACACCGTGGTCGCCGCGACCGCGACCGACAAGCGTCGGGTCAAGACCACCAGCAAGGAGGTCTGGACCGCCCGCTGGTTGCTGCTGCCGGCGGTCGGCTTCCTGATCCTGCTGACCCAGATCCCGTTCCTGTTCACCGTCGGCTACTCGACGATCAAGTGGAACCTGCTCTACCCCGCCGACCGCGGGTTCACCGGTTTCAAGAACTACGCGTCCGCGCTGTCGTCCGGTGACCTGGGGCCCTCGATCCTGGCCACCGTGTTGATCACCGCGCTGGCGGTGATCTGCTCGCTGCTGTTCGGGTTGTTGTTCGCGCTGCTGCTCGACCGGCAGTTCCGCGGCCGGGCACTGGCTCGCACGCTGATGATCACCCCGTTCCTGATCATGCCGGCAGCGTCGGCGCTGATCTGGAAGTACTCGATGTTCGACACCAACATCGGCATGCTCAACTGGCTGTCGCGGACCCTGCACCTGCCGGTCGTGTCGTGGAGCACCGAGCACCCGATGCTGGCCGTCGTGATCGTGCTGACGTGGCAGTTCACGCCGTTCATGATGCTGATCCTGCTGGCCGGGCTGCAGGGCCAGGACCGCGGCATCCTCGAAGCCGCGCAGGTCGACGGCGCCGGACCGTGGCGCACCTTCACCTGGATCACGCTGCCGCACCTGCGGATGTACGTCGAGATCGGTGTCCTGCTCGGCGCGGTCATCATCATCCAGGTCTTCGACCCCATCGCCATCCTGACCAAGGGCACCGGCGGCACCAAGACGCTGGCCTACCTGCTCTACGAGCGGGCCTTCATCGGTCTCGACGTCGGTCAGGCCGCGGCCTACGGCGTCATCACCGTCGTGCTCACGATCATCGTGGCCACCATCGCGCTGCGCACCCTGTTCAAGGTCTTCATGGCTGGAGGAAGTCGATGACCCGCACCGTCCGTGGAGGACTCGTCACCGCGCTCACCTGGGCGCTCGTGCTGATCTTCTTCTTCCCCGTCTTCTGGATGATCATCAACGGCTTCAAGCCGGAGTCGGTCGCCTCCTCGATCAACCCCAAGGTGTTCTTCAGCCCGGTCACCACCGGCTACCAGCTCGCGATGGACCGCGGGATGAAGGGTTACCTGATCAACTCGGTCACCGCCTCGGTCACCGCGACGATCATCGCCGTGGTCCTGGCGATCCCGGCTGCCTACGCCCTGAGCATCCGACGGGTCAAGAACGTCGAGGGCGCGCTGTCGTTCTTCATCTCCACCCGCTTCATGCCGATGGCCGCCGTCGTCCTGCCGCTCTACATCATCCTCAAGAACCTCGGCCTGCTCGACAACATCTACGTCCTGGCCGTCGTCTACGGCGCGGTCAACCTCCCGGTGACGGTCTGGATGATGCGCTCGTTCTTCCTCGAGGTGCCGTTCGAGATCGTCGAAGCCGCGCGCGTCGACGGCGCCGGACTGTTCCGCGAGATCGTCCGCATCGTCCTGCCCCTGGTGCTGCCCGGGGTGGCCGCCGCCGCACTCATCAGCTTCATCTTCAGCTGGAACGAGTACTTCCTCGCCACCCTCCTGACCAGCAACGCGGCCCGCACGACCCCGCCGTTCCTCGGCAGCTTCGTCGACGGCCGCGGCCAGTTCCTGGCGGTGCTGTCGGCGGCGGCGACCATCGCCGCACTGCCGGTCATCGTCGCGGGGTGGGTCGCCCAGAAGCAGCTCGTCCGCGGCCTGTCCATGGGTGCCATCAAGTAGCCCGCGGCCCCGACCACAGACCCGGACCAGAGACCAGGAACCAGATCCGTGACACAGGAACACATCGCCCATCCCCGTGCCGCGGCCGGCGCGGCCCTGCTCCCGGTGGTGCCGGAGTGGGTCGCCTCGCCGACCTACGACCGCTCGCAGGTGACGGCCTCGATCGTGCACTTCGGGGTCGGCGGCTTCCACCGCTCCCACGAGGCCGTCTACCTCGACACCCTGATGAACCAGGGGCAGGCGCTCGAGTGGGGTATCTGCGGGGTCGGGGTGCTGCCGCACGACCGGCGGATCATCGACACCCTCGACGCGCAGCGCGGCCTCTACACGGTGGTCGTCAAGCACCCTGACGGGAAGTGGTCGGCCCAGGTCGTCGGGTCGATCGTCGAGGTGGTCTTCGCCCCGGCCGACCCCGGCTACGTCGTCGACCGCCTCGCCGACGACCGCACCCGGATCGTCTCGATGACCATCACCGAGGGCGGCTACCTGGTCAACCAGGAGACGGGGGAGTTCGACGCCGGCGACCCCGGCATCCAGCAGGACCTGGCGCCGGGTGCCGTGCCCCACACCGTCTTCGGGTATGTCGTCGCGGCGCTGGCTCGTCGTCGGGACCAGGGGCGCGCGCCGTTCACGGTGATGAGCTGCGACAACCTGCCGGACAACGGCGACGTGGCGAAGCGGATGATCTGCGCGTTCGCCCGGCTCAAGGACCCCGGGCTCGCGGACTGGATGGAGGCCAACGTCGCATTCCCCAACAGCATGGTCGACCGGATCACCCCCGTGACGACCGAGCAGGACATCGAGCGGCTGACCGACCAGTTTGGCGTGACCGATCTGTGGCCCGTGGTCTGCGAGCCGTTCAGCCAGTGGGTGCTCGAGGACCGCTTCACGCAGGGGCGGCCGCCGTTCGAGGACGCCGGGGTGCAGCTGGTCGAGGACGTCGTGCCCTACGAGCTGATGAAGCTGCGGCTCCTCAACGCCAGCCACCAGGCGCTGTGCTACCTCGGCTACCTGGCCGGCCACACCTACGCCCACGAGGTCTGCCAGGACCCGCTGTTCGTGCGGATGCTGGCCACCTTCATGGAGCAGGAGGCCAGCCCGACCCTGCAGCCGGTGCCCGGCGTCGACCTGGCCGACTATCGGCGGCAGCTGCTGGAGCGGTTCGCCAACCCCGAGATCCGTGACCCGCTCACCCGGCTCTGCGCCGAGTCCAGCGACCGCATCCCCCAGTGGCTGGTGCCGGTGATCCGGCACAACCTGCGCACCGGCGGAGCCATCGACGTCTCGGCGCTCGTGGTCGCCTCCTGGGCCAGGTATGCCGAGGGGCTGGACGAGCGCGGACGTCCCATCGACGTCGTGGACCGTCGCAGGGAGGCGGTCACCGCCGCTGCCGCCCGCCGGCACGAGGATCCGCTCGCCTTCATCCGCGACCGCGACCTGTTCGGTGACCTCGCCGACGACGAACGGTTCACCGCGGCATACACGAAGGCACTCACCGGCCTGCACGAGAAAGGCGCCGTCGCCACCACCCAGGCCGTCCTCGACGCCTGACCGGCCCTGACGTGGGCGGCCGGGTCAGCGGTCGTCCACCGGCCGAACCGAGGCGTCGACCAGTGCTCGGGCCGATGCCTTCGCTGCCGCCGGGGCATCGGGGCTGGCGTCCAGTGCGCCGCTGGCCAGTCCGCCGTCGAGCAGCAGGGTGAGTGAGCGCGCCAGGGTGTCGGGGGAGCGCGCCCCAGCCTGCACCGCCAGCTCGTGCACCCAGGACAGGACTGCCGCCTTGTGGGCCACGGTGCGGTCGTGGACGGGGGTGCCGGGCTGCGACTCGGCGGCGGCGTTGATGAACGCGCAACCGCGGTAGCCCTCGCGCCGGCACGCGGTGCCGAGCGCGTCGAAGAGGCCGATGAGCTGGTCCGCGGGGTCCGGTCCGGCAGCAGCGGCGGCCTCCTTGAGCTGCCCCGACCAGACGCCGTCGACCTTGTCCAGGTAGGCGACCACGAGGTCGTCCTTGGCTGGGAAGTGCTTGTAGAAGGTCGCCTTCGCCACGCCCGACTCCGCGATGATCAGGTCGACCCCCACGGCCCGTATGCCGCGGGCGTAGAAGAGCGCGAAGGCGGCGTCCAGGATGCGTTCGCGAGCAGCAC contains the following coding sequences:
- a CDS encoding carbohydrate ABC transporter permease; the protein is MAVTELDTVVAATATDKRRVKTTSKEVWTARWLLLPAVGFLILLTQIPFLFTVGYSTIKWNLLYPADRGFTGFKNYASALSSGDLGPSILATVLITALAVICSLLFGLLFALLLDRQFRGRALARTLMITPFLIMPAASALIWKYSMFDTNIGMLNWLSRTLHLPVVSWSTEHPMLAVVIVLTWQFTPFMMLILLAGLQGQDRGILEAAQVDGAGPWRTFTWITLPHLRMYVEIGVLLGAVIIIQVFDPIAILTKGTGGTKTLAYLLYERAFIGLDVGQAAAYGVITVVLTIIVATIALRTLFKVFMAGGSR
- a CDS encoding carbohydrate ABC transporter permease, whose protein sequence is MTRTVRGGLVTALTWALVLIFFFPVFWMIINGFKPESVASSINPKVFFSPVTTGYQLAMDRGMKGYLINSVTASVTATIIAVVLAIPAAYALSIRRVKNVEGALSFFISTRFMPMAAVVLPLYIILKNLGLLDNIYVLAVVYGAVNLPVTVWMMRSFFLEVPFEIVEAARVDGAGLFREIVRIVLPLVLPGVAAAALISFIFSWNEYFLATLLTSNAARTTPPFLGSFVDGRGQFLAVLSAAATIAALPVIVAGWVAQKQLVRGLSMGAIK
- a CDS encoding mannitol dehydrogenase family protein, yielding MTQEHIAHPRAAAGAALLPVVPEWVASPTYDRSQVTASIVHFGVGGFHRSHEAVYLDTLMNQGQALEWGICGVGVLPHDRRIIDTLDAQRGLYTVVVKHPDGKWSAQVVGSIVEVVFAPADPGYVVDRLADDRTRIVSMTITEGGYLVNQETGEFDAGDPGIQQDLAPGAVPHTVFGYVVAALARRRDQGRAPFTVMSCDNLPDNGDVAKRMICAFARLKDPGLADWMEANVAFPNSMVDRITPVTTEQDIERLTDQFGVTDLWPVVCEPFSQWVLEDRFTQGRPPFEDAGVQLVEDVVPYELMKLRLLNASHQALCYLGYLAGHTYAHEVCQDPLFVRMLATFMEQEASPTLQPVPGVDLADYRRQLLERFANPEIRDPLTRLCAESSDRIPQWLVPVIRHNLRTGGAIDVSALVVASWARYAEGLDERGRPIDVVDRRREAVTAAAARRHEDPLAFIRDRDLFGDLADDERFTAAYTKALTGLHEKGAVATTQAVLDA
- a CDS encoding TetR/AcrR family transcriptional regulator, whose product is MSQAASTRPSAARERILDAAFALFYARGIRAVGVDLIIAESGVAKATFYKHFPAKDDLVVAYLDKVDGVWSGQLKEAAAAAGPDPADQLIGLFDALGTACRREGYRGCAFINAAAESQPGTPVHDRTVAHKAAVLSWVHELAVQAGARSPDTLARSLTLLLDGGLASGALDASPDAPAAAKASARALVDASVRPVDDR